A genomic segment from Planctomycetaceae bacterium encodes:
- a CDS encoding ATP-binding protein, producing MNDDATRERKEGGLRHLAGSTWFAPAAMALLFVGVLGALIALIHARTLETDRAALTSSIHTAQENIRQRLHATHDHLVTLAEDMGRQTITQELFSQRVGHYMSEHPELVSAMYVDPDGKARWVIPPQWEEQVLGRPLACPRSLEICQEATRTRKAVYSDVHISLQNEPAFDLSVPIYAGPTSRGSIVGVYSCQRVLRNMLSREILHEHRASLIDPRENVIVALPAVAGIDERLFATAALEPPGQGLALRLDRYGRGFWGVGMTLLVILCLGLALGMSWGMWSLGRQIARRGQAERLLREANDTLAQRVRERTADLESANRHLQREIVERQRAQDESRQHQAELAHVARVSTMGEMATGLAHELNQPLGAIAGFAEGALRLMESDKATPQTLHTVLGEVSEQARRAGRIIQRLRSFVASGQPRTEPHRLRPLMEELVDLVAAELRQKQIDFHLDVSDALPQVQVDAIQTQQVLLNLIRNAIEALEQTRGPARRIDVTAALPQDGAVVVSVCDSGPGCPPESIEKMFDAFFTTKSSGLGMGLSISRSIIEAHGGRIWAAANPGGGLAVHFSIPTSDGGHDVSVQHP from the coding sequence ATGAACGACGACGCGACGAGAGAACGGAAGGAGGGCGGTCTGCGCCACCTGGCGGGCAGCACGTGGTTCGCCCCTGCGGCGATGGCGCTGCTGTTCGTGGGGGTGCTGGGGGCGCTGATCGCGCTGATCCACGCGCGGACGCTGGAGACGGACCGCGCCGCCCTCACCTCAAGCATCCACACCGCCCAAGAGAACATCCGTCAGCGCCTCCACGCCACGCACGATCACCTGGTGACGCTGGCCGAGGATATGGGCCGCCAGACCATCACGCAGGAGCTTTTCTCTCAGCGCGTCGGTCACTATATGAGCGAGCACCCGGAGCTGGTCAGCGCCATGTACGTTGACCCCGATGGAAAGGCTCGCTGGGTCATCCCGCCACAATGGGAGGAGCAGGTGCTGGGGCGCCCCCTTGCCTGCCCGCGGTCGCTGGAGATCTGCCAGGAAGCCACCCGCACCCGCAAAGCCGTCTATTCCGACGTCCACATCAGCCTCCAGAACGAACCGGCGTTCGACCTGAGCGTTCCCATCTATGCCGGCCCGACGTCGCGCGGGTCCATCGTCGGCGTCTATTCCTGCCAGCGCGTGCTGCGGAACATGCTCAGCCGCGAAATTCTCCACGAGCACCGCGCCAGCCTCATCGATCCCCGCGAGAACGTCATCGTCGCCCTGCCGGCGGTGGCTGGCATCGACGAGCGCCTCTTCGCCACCGCCGCGCTGGAGCCGCCGGGCCAGGGCTTGGCGCTGCGCCTGGACCGGTACGGCAGGGGGTTCTGGGGCGTGGGCATGACGCTGCTGGTCATCCTGTGCCTGGGCTTGGCGCTGGGCATGTCATGGGGCATGTGGTCGCTGGGGCGCCAGATCGCCCGGCGCGGGCAGGCCGAGCGGCTGCTGCGCGAGGCCAACGACACGCTCGCCCAGCGCGTGCGGGAACGCACCGCCGACCTCGAATCCGCCAATCGCCACCTGCAGCGCGAGATCGTCGAACGACAACGGGCTCAGGACGAGTCGCGCCAGCACCAGGCGGAGCTGGCCCACGTCGCCCGCGTCAGCACGATGGGCGAGATGGCCACCGGACTGGCCCACGAGCTCAACCAGCCCCTGGGCGCCATCGCCGGCTTTGCCGAAGGCGCCCTGCGGCTGATGGAATCCGATAAAGCCACCCCGCAAACTCTGCACACCGTCCTGGGCGAAGTGTCCGAACAGGCCCGCCGCGCTGGGCGGATCATCCAACGCCTCCGGTCGTTCGTCGCCAGCGGCCAACCCAGAACCGAGCCCCACCGCCTGCGACCGCTGATGGAGGAACTGGTCGACCTGGTAGCCGCCGAGCTGCGACAGAAGCAGATCGACTTTCACCTGGACGTCAGCGACGCTCTGCCGCAGGTACAGGTGGATGCCATCCAGACCCAGCAGGTCCTGCTCAACCTGATCCGCAACGCCATTGAGGCTCTGGAGCAGACGCGCGGCCCCGCGCGGCGGATCGACGTGACGGCCGCCCTCCCCCAGGACGGCGCGGTTGTCGTCTCCGTCTGCGACAGCGGACCCGGTTGCCCGCCCGAGTCGATCGAAAAGATGTTTGATGCGTTTTTCACCACCAAGAGTTCTGGGCTGGGAATGGGGTTGTCGATCAGCCGCTCGATCATCGAGGCCCACGGCGGCAGGATCTGGGCGGCGGCGAACCCCGGCGGCGGCCTGGCGGTCCACTTCAGCATTCCCACAAGCGATGGAGGACACGATGTCTCAGTGCAACACCCCTGA
- a CDS encoding response regulator, with protein sequence MSQCNTPEQPHEAATVFIVDDDEGMRRGMEFLVSSAGYETQCFDSASAFLAHSRADMRGCLLLDVRMPGMSGLELLDELRRAQISIPVIFVTAFGNIAMAVRALKTGAFDFIEKPFEGAQLLQRVRGALAQCAKSAPSPLSGELQRRCSSLTPREREVMDRVVAGMLNKQIAGELGISIKTVENHRAQVMEKMRAQSLAELVRMAIAIDAGA encoded by the coding sequence ATGTCTCAGTGCAACACCCCTGAACAGCCGCACGAGGCGGCAACGGTTTTCATTGTCGACGACGACGAGGGCATGCGTCGCGGCATGGAGTTTCTGGTCTCTTCGGCCGGATACGAGACGCAGTGTTTCGATTCGGCGTCGGCGTTTCTGGCGCACAGCCGGGCGGACATGCGCGGCTGCCTGCTGCTGGACGTTCGGATGCCCGGCATGAGCGGCCTGGAGCTGCTGGACGAGCTTCGCCGTGCCCAGATTTCGATCCCGGTCATTTTCGTGACGGCCTTTGGCAATATCGCGATGGCCGTTCGCGCGCTCAAGACCGGGGCGTTTGACTTTATCGAAAAGCCCTTCGAGGGCGCGCAGTTGCTCCAGCGGGTGCGCGGGGCTTTGGCGCAGTGCGCCAAGTCGGCACCGTCGCCGCTGTCGGGCGAGCTTCAGCGGCGATGCAGTTCTCTCACGCCGCGCGAGCGGGAGGTCATGGACCGCGTCGTGGCAGGGATGCTCAACAAGCAGATCGCCGGCGAACTGGGCATCAGCATCAAGACCGTCGAGAACCACCGCGCGCAGGTCATGGAAAAGATGCGGGCACAGAGTTTGGCCGAGCTGGTGCGCATGGCCATCGCCATCGACGCCGGGGCATAG
- a CDS encoding sigma-70 family RNA polymerase sigma factor gives MEPAELRAVIASAQAGRADGLAALLEAYGPRLFGYFLRATGSHHDAEDLLSEMALRLVRQIGKYDDRGRFEPWLFRIAANMIRDRIRRYKSHPTAMSLSLESDDGSRVGETLAGKYASADAGLVAAEASQGLAKALEQLDPATREMVLLRYFGQMSFKELADTFECPLGTVLARVHRGLAALRDMLEPPH, from the coding sequence ATGGAACCTGCAGAGCTTCGGGCCGTGATTGCCTCCGCACAGGCCGGCCGGGCCGACGGCCTGGCGGCGCTGCTGGAGGCCTATGGCCCGCGGCTGTTCGGGTATTTCCTTCGGGCCACCGGCAGTCATCACGATGCCGAGGACCTGCTGTCGGAGATGGCGTTGCGGCTGGTGCGCCAGATCGGCAAGTATGACGATCGCGGGCGGTTCGAGCCGTGGCTGTTCCGCATCGCCGCGAACATGATTCGCGACCGGATCCGCCGCTACAAGAGCCATCCGACGGCGATGAGCCTTTCGCTCGAGAGCGACGACGGCTCACGGGTCGGCGAGACGCTGGCGGGCAAGTACGCCTCGGCCGACGCGGGATTGGTCGCCGCCGAGGCCTCGCAGGGTCTGGCCAAGGCCCTCGAGCAGCTTGACCCCGCCACGCGGGAGATGGTGTTGCTGAGATACTTCGGTCAGATGAGCTTCAAGGAACTGGCCGATACGTTTGAATGTCCGCTGGGGACGGTGCTGGCCCGGGTGCATCGCGGGCTGGCGGCCCTGCGGGACATGCTGGAACCCCCGCACTAG
- a CDS encoding nitroreductase family protein, which yields MASLLSFDDAVCTRCGRCGAACPMGFIRVGSRGPRTVPDAQDKCMLCGHCIAACATKTLQHERLPAGACLPLDENWRGDVHAVEQLIKGRRSIRRYEDRPVDRPTLLRVIDMARYAPTGMNSQSVSWQVVYEAGEVKKLSAAVIDWMHSLAAKGELIGGNYNPAPMIMAWDNGMDLILRGAPHVLVAHAREGDAMAAGSCTAALTTAELAAATLGLGTCWAGFLHMATIFSPAAREALALPAGHVMHGALMIGHPAEQYHRIPPRKEPDVQWR from the coding sequence ATGGCCAGTCTGCTTTCATTTGATGATGCGGTCTGCACACGGTGCGGCAGGTGCGGGGCGGCGTGTCCGATGGGGTTTATCCGCGTCGGCTCGCGCGGGCCTCGGACCGTGCCTGACGCCCAGGACAAGTGCATGCTGTGCGGGCACTGCATCGCCGCCTGTGCGACCAAGACGCTGCAGCACGAGCGGCTTCCGGCCGGCGCCTGTCTGCCGCTGGACGAAAACTGGCGCGGCGACGTGCATGCCGTCGAGCAGCTCATCAAGGGCCGGCGGTCCATCCGCCGCTACGAGGACCGGCCCGTCGATCGCCCGACGCTGCTGAGGGTCATCGACATGGCCCGCTACGCCCCGACCGGCATGAACAGCCAGTCAGTCAGTTGGCAGGTCGTCTACGAAGCCGGCGAAGTGAAGAAGCTTTCCGCCGCCGTGATCGACTGGATGCACTCGCTGGCGGCCAAGGGCGAGCTGATCGGCGGTAATTACAATCCCGCGCCGATGATCATGGCCTGGGACAACGGGATGGACCTGATCCTGCGCGGCGCCCCGCACGTGCTGGTGGCCCACGCCCGCGAAGGCGACGCCATGGCCGCGGGCTCATGCACCGCCGCATTGACGACGGCCGAACTGGCCGCGGCGACCCTGGGCCTGGGCACCTGCTGGGCGGGCTTCCTCCACATGGCGACGATCTTTTCCCCCGCCGCCCGCGAGGCCCTGGCGTTGCCCGCCGGACACGTGATGCACGGCGCCCTGATGATCGGCCACCCCGCCGAGCAGTACCACCGCATCCCGCCGCGCAAAGAACCGGACGTGCAGTGGCGGTGA